Proteins encoded together in one Impatiens glandulifera chromosome 1, dImpGla2.1, whole genome shotgun sequence window:
- the LOC124922692 gene encoding cytochrome P450 78A3-like, with translation MTPSSESLWIFALASKSSSLTSDNGFCLIFIMGFLWISMAVIYWLFPGGPAWGKLKFKSFTNSVTIPGPRGIPLIGSMNLLTGLSHRKIAAVANKLNAKRLMAFSIGETRAVAICDPNVAKEMLNSPVFMDRPFKESAYGLLFDRAIGFAPYGAYWRTLRRIAATHLFSPVQIRASEGWRSKLVDEMVTNLGSRMGDVCVRDVVRRASLNNMMCSVFGRNFGFNLADRDELGELVDEGYDLLGMVNWSDHLPWLRQFDLQGIRFRTSKVVPRVNRFVSRIIDEHRAQSGSGGDRDFVDVLLGLPDSDQLSESDMIAFLWEMIFRGTDAVAVLIEWVLARMMIHKDVQSKVYDELDKLVGPKPVNESNVAELVYLQAVIKEVLRLHPPGPLLSWSRLSITDTNLGGYFVPAGTTAMVNVWAIMRDPEVWNDPFEFKPERFMGNLDVGEISVMGSDMRLAPFGSGRRGCPGKALGWSTVTLWVARLVQEFEWNSPAELKAIDLTEVLRLSCEMASPLSAKLRRRGKCDLI, from the exons atgACTCCATCTAGTGAAAGTCTTTGGATTTTTGCTCTAGCTTCCAAATCCAGTTCTTTGACTTCCGACAATGGTTTCTGTCTGATCTTCATAATGGGTTTTCTCTGGATATCCATGGCCGTAATTTACTGGCTTTTTCCCGGCGGCCCTGCTTGGGGAAAACTAAAGTTCAAATCTTTCACAAATTCCGTAACAATTCCAGGTCCTAGAGGAATCCCTTTAATTGGGTCCATGAATCTCTTAACCGGTCTCAGTCACCGGAAGATCGCCGCCGTCGCCAATAAGTTGAACGCCAAGAGACTGATGGCGTTTAGTATCGGAGAAACCAGAGCGGTTGCTATTTGCGATCCGAACGTGGCTAAAGAGATGCTTAATAGCCCTGTTTTTATGGACCGACCGTTTAAGGAATCTGCTTACGGTCTCTTGTTCGATCGAGCTATTGGGTTTGCTCCCTATGGAGCTTATTGGCGAACGCTCCGTAGGATCGCGGCTACTCATTTATTCTCGCCGGTGCAAATTAGAGCGTCGGAAGGTTGGAGATCGAAGCTTGTTGATGAGATGGTGACGAATTTGGGTTCGAGAATGGGAGATGTTTGTGTTCGTGATGTTGTTCGTCGGGCTTCGCTTAATAACATGATGTGCTCTGTTTTTGGAAGGAATTTCGGTTTTAATTTGGCTGATCGTGATGAATTGGGAGAACTTGTCGATGAAGGGTATGATCTTCTTGGGATGGTCAATTGGTCTGATCATCTTCCTTGGCTTAGACAATTCGACTTGCAAGGAATTCGGTTTAGGACTTCGAAAGTTGTGCCGAGAGTTAACCGATTTGTTAGTCGAATAATCGATGAACATCGAGCTCAATCCGGTTCGGGTGGTGATAGGGATTTCGTGGATGTTTTACTTGGTCTTCCTGATTCAGATCAATTATCCGAGTCGGATATGATTGCTTTTCTATGG gaaatgATATTTAGGGGAACAGATGCAGTCGCGGTATTGATCGAGTGGGTGTTAGCAAGAATGATGATCCATAAGGACGTGCAATCCAAGGTTTACGATGAGCTGGACAAGCTGGTGGGTCCCAAACCAGTCAATGAATCCAACGTGGCAGAGCTAGTGTACCTCCAAGCTGTTATCAAGGAAGTTTTAAGGTTACACCCACCGGGCCCGCTACTATCATGGTCACGCCTGTCAATAACCGACACGAATCTAGGTGGTTACTTTGTGCCAGCTGGAACAACCGCGATGGTGAACGTGTGGGCGATCATGCGGGATCCAGAGGTTTGGAATGACCCGTTTGAGTTCAAGCCCGAGAGATTTATGGGGAATTTAGATGTTGGAGAAATTTCGGTTATGGGTTCGGATATGAGGCTTGCACCGTTTGGGTCGGGTCGACGTGGATGCCCCGGTAAGGCACTAGGTTGGAGCACGGTTACACTTTGGGTGGCTCGTTTGGTTCAAGAATTCGAGTGGAACTCGCCCGCGGAGTTG